In Gossypium arboreum isolate Shixiya-1 chromosome 6, ASM2569848v2, whole genome shotgun sequence, the following are encoded in one genomic region:
- the LOC108457957 gene encoding developmentally-regulated G-protein 2-like, which produces MGIIERIKEIEAEMARTQKNKATEYHLGQLKAKIAKLRTQLLEPPKGSSAGGDGFEVTKFGHGRVALIGFPSVGKSTLLTMLTGTHSEAASYEFTTLTCIPGIIHYNDTKIQLLDLPGIIEGASEGKGRGRQVIAVAKSSDLVLMVLDASKSEGHRQILTRELESVGLRLNKRPPQIYFKKKKTGGISFNSTLPLTHVDEKLCYQILHEYKIHNAEVLFREDATVDDLIDVIEGNRKYIKCVYVYNKIDVIGIDDVDKLARRPNSVVISCNLKLNLDRLLSKMWEEMGLVRVYTKPQGQQPDFSDPVVLSADRGGCTVEDFCNHIHRNLIKDVKYVLVWGTSARHYPQHCGLGHVLQDEDVVQIVKKKEKEEGGRGRFKSHSTAPARISDRQKKAPLKT; this is translated from the exons ATGGGGATCATTGAGAGGATTAAAGAAATTGAAGCCGAGATGGCTCGAACCCAGAAAAATAAGGCAACAG AATACCATCTTGGCCAGCTCAAGGCAAAGATTGCAAAGCTAAGGACTCAATTACTAGAGCCACCAAAA GGTTCTAGTGCAGGTGGAGATGGTTTTGAAGTTACAAAATTTGGTCATGGACGTGTAGCACTAATAGGATTTCCAAG TGTGGGGAAATCAACCCTTTTAACAATGTTAACAGGAACTCATTCAGAAGCTGCATCTTATGAGTTCACAACACTTACATGCATTCCTGGTATCATACACTACAACGATACTAAGATTCAACTACTTGATCTTCCTGGAATTATTGAAGGTGCTTCTGAAGGCAAAGGACGTGGGAGGCAG GTTATTGCTGTTGCCAAGTCGTCGGATCTTGTGCTTATGGTTCTTGATGCCTCTAAA AGTGAGGGTCATCGCCAGATATTAACCAGGGAACTGGAATCTGTGGGTCTGCGTTTAAACAAGAGACCTCCTCAA atatattttaaaaagaaaaaaactggAGGAATCTCTTTCAACAGCACATTACCTTTAACTCATGTGGATGAGAAACTCTGTTATCAAATTTTACATGAATACAAAATTCACAATGCAGAG GTTCTATTTCGCGAGGATGCTACCGTGGATGATCTTATTGATGTCATTGAAGGAAACCGCAAATATATCAAGTGTGTTTATGTTTACAACAAGATAGATGTCATTGGCATTGATGATGTGGATAAGTTAGCGCGGCGGCCGAATTCTGTTGTCATAAGCTGCAATCTGAAG CTGAACTTGGATAGACTGCTTTCGAAGATGTGGGAAGAGATGGGGCTTGTGAGAGTATATACAAAACCACAAGGCCAGCAACCTGATTTCAGTGATCCCGTGGTTCTCTCTGCC GATAGGGGTGGCTGCACAGTGGAAGACTTTTGTAATCACATTCATAGAAATTTGATAAAGGATGTCAAATATGTTCTAGTCTGGGGCACTAGTGCAAGGCACTACCCTCAACATTGTGGCCTTGGGCATGTTCTGCAGGATGAAGATGTTGTTCAGATTGTCAAGAAAAAG GAAAAAGAGGAAGGAGGAAGAGGCCGCTTCAAATCACATTCAACAGCTCCAGCTCGAATATCTGATAGACAGAAGAAAGCTCCCTTGAAGACCTAA